In Hirschia baltica ATCC 49814, the genomic stretch TATCGGCTGGTCAAAGGCGGCGGCTTTCACTTGCGCGGCTACTTGTCAGTTATCGTCCTATTTGGTTACTCGATGAACCCCTCGCGGCTCTGGATAGTAAAGGCCAAGATATCGTTTTGGAGATGATGGAAGAGCACACACAAAAAGGCGGCTCTGTTATCGCAGCGATGCATGGTGAGGGTTTTAAAAACGCGCGGACCATCAATATTTGCGCGCCGTCAAAAGCGGAATTTAAAGCCAATCAGCTTCTGGATGATCTAATATGAATCAAACAGAGAAAATGACTTCGGCGGTTTTGCTCCCCTTATTTTTTAGAGAGTTGCGATTGGCGTGGTCTGGCGGTGGTGGTGCGGCTTTGCCGGTTGGTTTTTATGCAGGTGCAGCCACGCTTACACCATTAGCGCTAGGACCTGCAGCTGATTTATTGAGAGCGGCAGGGCCGGGTGTTTTGTTTATCTCATTGGCTTTGGCGAGTTTGCTTCCGATGGAGCGACTTTTTCAAGCAGATCTGGAAGATGGGACACTTGATGTCGTGGCGTCTTCTGGTGTCAGCATGACGGGAGTTGCGCTCGCTAAAACTATGGCGCACTGGATGGCCTCAGGTTTACCGCTCGCGCTGATTGCGCCT encodes the following:
- the ccmB gene encoding heme exporter protein CcmB, whose protein sequence is MNQTEKMTSAVLLPLFFRELRLAWSGGGGAALPVGFYAGAATLTPLALGPAADLLRAAGPGVLFISLALASLLPMERLFQADLEDGTLDVVASSGVSMTGVALAKTMAHWMASGLPLALIAPLLWVMLQGPGNAALHVLGVSILGGLAFFFIGSIGAALTAGVRRGGLLIALVALPLYAPATIFGASTLYAVADGRDWTSAMALCGACALAAIALGPFAAGAALKTALD